A region from the Desulfomarina profundi genome encodes:
- the pyrH gene encoding UMP kinase has translation MTIKYRRMLLKLSGEALMGEESYGISPKVLEFVASEVKEVIELGVELGIVIGAGNIFRGVAGASKGMDRTTADNMGMLATVMNSLAMQDALERNGIITRVMSAIPMQSVSEPYIRRRATRHLEKGRVVIFAAGTGNPYFTTDSAAVLRALEIDAEIVIKATKVDGVYDKDPVKYSDALKFETLSYDEVLRKGLRVMDAAGIALAREDGLPIMVLDMGESGNIKKAAIGKQVGTLISERGEEG, from the coding sequence ATGACGATAAAATACAGAAGGATGTTGTTGAAGTTAAGCGGTGAAGCCCTGATGGGCGAAGAATCATACGGTATAAGCCCCAAGGTCCTTGAATTTGTTGCTTCAGAAGTAAAAGAAGTGATTGAGTTGGGCGTGGAGCTGGGTATTGTAATCGGCGCTGGCAATATTTTCAGGGGTGTTGCCGGAGCAAGCAAGGGTATGGATCGAACTACTGCCGATAACATGGGAATGCTGGCGACAGTCATGAACAGCCTGGCTATGCAGGATGCTCTGGAAAGAAACGGGATTATAACGAGGGTGATGTCTGCAATACCCATGCAATCTGTATCTGAACCGTATATACGTCGAAGGGCCACCAGGCATTTGGAAAAAGGGCGGGTTGTAATATTCGCTGCCGGCACAGGGAACCCCTATTTCACAACTGATTCTGCTGCCGTTTTGAGAGCACTCGAAATTGATGCGGAAATTGTTATAAAAGCCACCAAAGTAGATGGAGTCTACGATAAGGATCCGGTGAAATATAGTGATGCCCTGAAATTTGAAACACTGTCCTACGATGAAGTGCTTCGCAAAGGTTTGCGGGTTATGGATGCTGCGGGAATTGCCCTGGCCAGAGAGGATGGATTGCCGATCATGGTTCTGGACATGGGTGAGTCAGGAAATATCAAAAAAGCTGCAATTGGCAAACAGGTCGGAACCTTGATCAGTGAGCGGGGTGAGGAAGGATAA
- the frr gene encoding ribosome recycling factor — protein sequence MMSEVISKMSDKMGKSVESFKKELSKVRTGRASLSILDDISVDAYGSGMPLNQVCTLTIPESRLIVIQPWDPQMLPAIEKAILKSDIGLTPANDGKIIRLNIPQLTEERRKELVKSVKKIAEEFKVAIRNIRREAIDALKKQKKDKEISEDDLFKLQDQAQAETDSFIKKIDEITVSKEKEVMEV from the coding sequence ATTATGAGTGAAGTCATTTCGAAAATGTCGGATAAGATGGGCAAAAGTGTAGAATCATTTAAGAAAGAGCTTTCAAAGGTTCGTACAGGGAGGGCTTCTCTCTCCATTCTTGATGATATCTCTGTGGATGCGTATGGCAGTGGCATGCCTCTCAACCAGGTTTGCACACTGACAATTCCCGAGAGCAGGCTTATTGTTATTCAGCCTTGGGATCCTCAGATGCTTCCTGCCATTGAAAAAGCCATTTTAAAATCAGATATCGGTCTGACCCCGGCAAATGACGGCAAGATTATACGCCTGAATATTCCTCAACTGACTGAAGAGCGTCGGAAAGAACTTGTTAAATCAGTTAAAAAAATTGCTGAAGAGTTCAAGGTTGCCATTCGCAATATTCGACGGGAGGCTATTGATGCCTTGAAGAAGCAGAAAAAAGACAAGGAAATTTCAGAAGATGATCTGTTCAAACTTCAGGATCAGGCCCAGGCTGAAACGGACAGTTTTATTAAAAAAATAGATGAAATTACCGTCTCCAAGGAGAAAGAGGTAATGGAAGTTTAG
- a CDS encoding isoprenyl transferase → MVSSDLVDLDRLPRHVAIIMDGNGRWAQSKKKPRLFGHKAGADSVRDIVAASREIGIEVLTLYAFSSENWKRPSQEVSGLMSILKRYLEAELPRMQKNDIRLVSIGDRNKLPSQVKVSLEDTIAATSGNSKLILNLALSYGGRDEIVRAVRNLADQCLAGERSVESITDTVISNHLDTAGLPDPDLLIRTGGEARLSNFLLWQLSYAEIVFTDIMWPDFRKDVFMQALREYQSRERRFGRTGEQVQTG, encoded by the coding sequence ATGGTTTCTTCTGATTTGGTCGACCTGGACCGTCTCCCGAGGCATGTGGCTATTATAATGGACGGGAATGGTCGCTGGGCACAGAGCAAGAAAAAGCCCAGGTTGTTTGGACATAAGGCCGGTGCTGATTCAGTTCGCGATATTGTTGCTGCATCAAGGGAAATTGGTATTGAAGTCCTTACCCTATATGCTTTTTCATCTGAAAACTGGAAGAGGCCGTCCCAGGAAGTGAGTGGGTTGATGTCCATTCTGAAAAGATATCTCGAAGCTGAGCTTCCACGAATGCAGAAAAACGACATCCGGCTCGTTTCCATCGGAGACAGAAATAAACTCCCAAGCCAGGTGAAGGTGTCCCTTGAGGATACGATTGCAGCAACATCCGGTAATTCCAAATTGATTCTGAATCTTGCACTCAGTTATGGAGGCAGGGATGAGATTGTAAGGGCGGTCAGAAATCTGGCCGACCAGTGTCTTGCTGGGGAACGAAGCGTAGAATCCATTACAGATACGGTGATCAGCAATCACCTTGATACTGCCGGTTTACCCGACCCTGACCTGCTTATCCGGACTGGCGGGGAGGCCCGGCTGTCCAATTTCCTCCTCTGGCAGCTTTCCTATGCTGAAATAGTTTTTACAGATATTATGTGGCCGGATTTCAGGAAAGATGTGTTTATGCAAGCGCTCAGAGAATATCAATCCCGTGAACGAAGATTCGGACGTACTGGAGAACAGGTACAGACAGGTTAA
- a CDS encoding phosphatidate cytidylyltransferase → MKRIVPGILLAAFWLILLLKGSILLFNTVVCVMLFIGCDEYLKMAAGRELETFTKWFLDSILFLPVLGVSLFPGAESLAVTIFSSFFLLTFFVISRYRFLHDSYQLYSRLIFGLIYIGFLGAHLVLLRQLDNGASWLIIVTSITACSDSGAYFIGGAVGKRKMSPHISPNKTVEGAAGGLFLAVCGGLFFSWLLLPEKNYLFIAAAALVVGGVGIAGDLAESIIKRGTNTKDSGTLLAGHGGILDRIDSLLFAVPAMYYFLVFTGPDEINISSGFHWFHWCKCSGSYQAFP, encoded by the coding sequence ATGAAACGTATTGTACCCGGAATTCTGCTGGCTGCTTTCTGGCTTATCTTACTGTTAAAGGGGTCGATACTATTATTTAATACGGTTGTCTGTGTCATGCTTTTCATCGGTTGTGATGAATACCTGAAAATGGCAGCAGGTCGTGAATTGGAAACATTCACGAAATGGTTTCTTGACAGTATTCTCTTTCTTCCTGTTCTTGGAGTGAGCCTGTTTCCTGGAGCCGAATCGTTAGCTGTCACGATTTTCAGTTCGTTTTTTCTCCTCACATTCTTTGTTATTTCAAGGTATCGGTTTCTCCATGACAGCTATCAACTCTATTCGCGGCTGATTTTCGGGCTGATCTATATCGGCTTTCTTGGTGCTCATCTTGTCCTTCTACGTCAACTTGATAATGGGGCCAGCTGGCTGATTATTGTTACCTCGATTACTGCCTGTTCCGACAGTGGAGCTTATTTTATCGGTGGGGCTGTGGGAAAACGCAAAATGTCACCCCATATAAGCCCGAACAAAACCGTTGAAGGGGCCGCGGGAGGGCTGTTTCTTGCTGTTTGCGGTGGATTGTTTTTTTCCTGGTTGCTCCTTCCGGAAAAGAATTATCTTTTTATTGCAGCAGCGGCACTGGTGGTTGGAGGTGTCGGGATCGCCGGGGACCTTGCCGAATCTATTATTAAGCGCGGGACGAACACAAAAGATTCCGGTACCCTTCTTGCGGGGCATGGCGGGATCCTGGACCGGATTGATTCTCTGCTTTTTGCCGTACCTGCCATGTATTATTTTCTTGTTTTCACGGGGCCTGATGAAATCAATATCTCTTCTGGGTTCCACTGGTTCCATTGGTGTAAATGTTCTGGAAGTTATCAGGCATTTCCCTGA
- a CDS encoding 1-deoxy-D-xylulose-5-phosphate reductoisomerase — MKSISLLGSTGSIGVNVLEVIRHFPDRFRISALAAGENIKLLAEQVLEFQPELLSIGSEENAGKLQKLLPAEYADRIVVGDEGNQLVAAHDTADMTVSAIVGAAGLLPTLAAIEAGKDIGLANKETLVMGGKIVMEAVRRKNVAMLPVDSEHSAIFQALEAGRKKDLQKIILTASGGPFRGKGEKELEVVTLKEALNHPNWEMGRKISIDSATLMNKGLEVIEARWLFDIEAENIEVVVHPQSIIHSLVEFKDGSQIAQLGIPDMRIPIAYALSYPERLELELNSLKLSQCANLEFIEPDHTSFPALKLAFTALEIGGVSPAVLNAANEVAVEAFLQSRISFPEITETVARTMDIVQEGSEDSLEDILRADFLARREAARFIQ, encoded by the coding sequence ATGAAATCAATATCTCTTCTGGGTTCCACTGGTTCCATTGGTGTAAATGTTCTGGAAGTTATCAGGCATTTCCCTGACAGATTCAGAATTTCTGCCCTTGCTGCCGGAGAAAATATTAAACTCCTTGCAGAGCAGGTCCTGGAATTCCAGCCGGAGTTGCTGTCAATCGGCAGTGAGGAGAATGCCGGAAAACTTCAGAAATTACTTCCTGCAGAATATGCCGACCGTATTGTTGTCGGTGATGAAGGGAACCAGCTGGTTGCAGCCCATGATACGGCAGATATGACGGTTTCCGCCATAGTTGGAGCTGCAGGACTATTGCCGACACTTGCCGCAATTGAGGCGGGGAAAGACATAGGTCTTGCCAACAAGGAGACCCTGGTGATGGGCGGCAAGATTGTTATGGAGGCGGTCAGGCGTAAAAATGTTGCCATGCTTCCGGTGGACTCAGAGCATTCAGCCATCTTTCAGGCGTTGGAAGCCGGTCGGAAGAAAGATCTGCAGAAGATTATCCTGACTGCTTCAGGTGGTCCGTTTCGTGGAAAGGGTGAAAAAGAGCTAGAGGTCGTTACCTTGAAGGAGGCATTGAATCACCCAAACTGGGAAATGGGAAGAAAGATATCCATTGATTCCGCCACTCTCATGAACAAGGGATTGGAGGTGATCGAAGCCAGATGGTTATTTGATATTGAAGCTGAAAATATTGAGGTAGTCGTTCATCCACAGTCAATAATTCATTCCCTGGTGGAATTTAAAGATGGCTCACAGATAGCTCAGCTCGGCATCCCGGATATGAGAATTCCTATTGCCTATGCCCTTTCCTATCCCGAGAGGCTGGAGCTTGAACTCAACTCCCTGAAACTTTCTCAATGCGCAAACCTGGAGTTTATTGAACCGGATCATACCAGTTTTCCAGCACTGAAGCTGGCCTTTACCGCCCTTGAAATCGGTGGAGTTTCCCCGGCTGTCCTGAATGCGGCGAACGAGGTGGCAGTGGAAGCTTTTCTTCAGTCCAGGATATCTTTTCCTGAAATTACAGAGACAGTTGCGCGAACAATGGATATTGTTCAGGAAGGCAGTGAAGACAGCCTGGAGGATATTCTTCGGGCAGATTTTCTCGCCCGCAGGGAAGCAGCCCGGTTTATACAGTAA
- a CDS encoding site-2 protease family protein, with product MVVLTIVPRIDSVKDMFGEEVEKRFMIGIVKADELTYEKVGVWEAVKSSFAQTWMYISLTVMGFVKIFQRVIPASELGGPILIAQIAGEQMKAGWLNLVYFMGLLSVNLGFLNLLPIPVLDGGHLVFLSYEGIMKKPLNEKAQIFAQQVGIGILGTLMIFVFYNDIARLFSR from the coding sequence ATGGTTGTTTTAACAATTGTTCCCAGGATCGACAGCGTGAAGGACATGTTCGGCGAGGAGGTTGAAAAACGGTTTATGATCGGAATCGTCAAGGCCGATGAACTGACCTATGAAAAGGTGGGGGTGTGGGAGGCAGTTAAAAGCAGTTTTGCCCAAACATGGATGTATATTTCTCTGACTGTTATGGGTTTTGTAAAAATATTTCAGCGGGTCATACCTGCATCTGAGCTGGGGGGACCAATCCTTATTGCTCAGATCGCCGGGGAGCAGATGAAGGCAGGCTGGTTGAACCTTGTGTACTTTATGGGACTTCTCAGTGTCAATCTCGGCTTTCTGAACCTTCTACCGATCCCCGTGCTTGATGGTGGTCATCTGGTGTTTCTCTCCTACGAGGGAATTATGAAGAAACCGCTCAATGAAAAAGCACAGATATTCGCCCAGCAGGTGGGAATTGGTATCCTGGGGACATTGATGATTTTCGTGTTTTATAATGATATTGCCAGATTGTTCAGCAGGTAG
- the tsaB gene encoding tRNA (adenosine(37)-N6)-threonylcarbamoyltransferase complex dimerization subunit type 1 TsaB produces MILSIDTSTVCTAVALTEGTRSAGRVVGSLRFTGRTTHSRRLLPLIDRLMKETDITWADIRALCVSLGPGSFTGLRIGMATAKGLALAADKPMIGVSTLEGLASGCAPAPFICAVMDARKKEVYAALYRTDSSGLTVAEGAPVVVTPGVLCDYFQEPVVLVGDALGIYGEIWKSNCGDMVTFASASLNIPMAESLGFLAGEKLNAGEILNSGEATPMYVRASDAELNLIKKKQMLPPSPSYKKSK; encoded by the coding sequence TTGATCCTATCTATTGATACATCTACGGTCTGTACCGCTGTTGCACTTACCGAAGGAACGAGGAGTGCGGGCAGGGTTGTGGGTTCCCTGCGTTTTACTGGGAGAACGACTCATTCCAGACGGCTGCTTCCTCTGATTGATCGTCTTATGAAGGAAACAGACATAACCTGGGCCGATATCAGGGCGCTCTGTGTGAGTCTCGGACCTGGCAGTTTTACAGGACTGCGAATTGGCATGGCTACGGCCAAAGGGTTGGCATTGGCGGCTGACAAGCCGATGATAGGCGTTTCCACCCTGGAAGGGTTGGCCTCTGGATGTGCTCCGGCCCCTTTTATCTGTGCCGTCATGGATGCCAGGAAAAAAGAGGTCTATGCAGCGCTGTATCGTACCGACAGCAGCGGTTTGACAGTTGCAGAAGGTGCTCCTGTGGTAGTTACTCCCGGGGTGCTATGTGATTATTTTCAGGAACCCGTTGTTTTGGTTGGAGATGCACTGGGAATTTATGGTGAAATCTGGAAATCGAACTGCGGCGACATGGTCACATTCGCATCGGCCAGTCTTAATATTCCCATGGCTGAATCCCTTGGGTTTCTGGCTGGAGAAAAACTGAACGCAGGTGAAATCCTGAACAGCGGGGAGGCAACTCCCATGTATGTGCGTGCGTCTGATGCCGAACTGAACTTGATAAAAAAGAAACAGATGCTGCCACCATCACCTTCTTATAAAAAAAGTAAGTGA
- the ispG gene encoding flavodoxin-dependent (E)-4-hydroxy-3-methylbut-2-enyl-diphosphate synthase, which produces MILRRRTRKIRLGNVEIGGDSPISVQSMTNTDTGDVAATVAQIHRLEAAGCEIIRVAVPDLEAAAAIRTIRDSISIPLIADIHFDWRLAVASMENGAHGIRINPGNLGGEEKVELVVTAARRHQIPVRVGVNSGSISRELLKQYGYPTPENSDALIESALQNVRLLEKYGLYDIKISIKSADVLTTINGYTNLSAVTDYPLHLGVTEAGGLIAGTVKSSVALGNLLSKGIGDTFRISLTRDPVEEVRVGFELLRSLKIRERGPELISCPTCGRTRIDLFSLAEKVERYVQTMEKPLKVAVMGCVVNGPGEAREADIGVAGGNGVGIIFKKGKIWKKVAEEDLLDVFMKELAEMEIEHR; this is translated from the coding sequence ATGATCCTGCGGAGAAGAACCAGGAAAATCCGGCTCGGTAATGTGGAGATCGGTGGGGACAGTCCCATTTCCGTTCAGTCGATGACCAATACCGATACAGGCGATGTTGCAGCAACTGTGGCCCAGATACACAGGTTGGAAGCGGCCGGTTGCGAGATTATCAGGGTGGCTGTTCCAGATCTGGAAGCAGCGGCAGCAATTCGTACAATACGTGACAGTATCTCTATCCCATTGATTGCGGATATTCACTTTGACTGGAGACTGGCGGTTGCTTCCATGGAAAATGGTGCGCATGGTATTCGGATTAATCCGGGAAATCTTGGTGGTGAAGAAAAGGTTGAGTTGGTGGTCACCGCCGCCCGCAGACATCAGATCCCCGTCCGGGTTGGTGTCAACAGTGGGTCAATCTCCAGGGAATTGTTGAAACAATATGGTTATCCGACTCCTGAAAACAGTGATGCGCTGATTGAAAGTGCCCTGCAGAATGTCAGGTTACTGGAAAAATATGGATTGTACGATATCAAGATTTCAATAAAATCGGCGGACGTCCTCACTACCATAAACGGATATACAAACCTTTCGGCTGTAACGGACTACCCTCTCCATCTGGGGGTGACGGAGGCAGGCGGACTCATAGCTGGTACTGTCAAATCATCTGTTGCCCTGGGAAATCTCCTCAGTAAAGGGATAGGAGATACCTTTCGTATTTCTCTCACAAGAGATCCCGTTGAAGAGGTTCGGGTTGGTTTTGAGCTGCTGCGCTCCCTGAAAATTCGTGAGCGGGGACCGGAGCTGATTTCCTGTCCCACCTGTGGCCGCACCCGGATTGATCTGTTTAGTCTTGCAGAAAAAGTGGAGCGATATGTCCAGACCATGGAAAAACCGCTCAAAGTTGCTGTAATGGGATGTGTGGTCAATGGTCCCGGAGAGGCCCGTGAAGCGGATATAGGGGTTGCCGGTGGAAATGGTGTTGGTATTATTTTTAAAAAAGGTAAAATCTGGAAGAAAGTAGCTGAAGAGGATTTGCTCGATGTCTTTATGAAAGAACTGGCTGAGATGGAGATTGAGCACAGGTAG